From a region of the Janthinobacterium sp. 61 genome:
- a CDS encoding 3-hydroxyacyl-CoA dehydrogenase NAD-binding domain-containing protein, with amino-acid sequence MSAEYQVNGAVAVITLANPPVNGLGLATRTAAVAGIRQALADEAVKAIVITGAGKAFSGGADIKEFNSPKALTEPTLHTLINVVEQSTKPVVAAIHSVCMGGGLELALGCNYRVAAPGAQMALPEVKLGILPGAGGTQRLPRVLGLEMALNMIVSGTPVASEKLAGTALFDEVIAPGADLLKAAVAFATKVADVRPLPKVRERKVDYPHHEAFLQFSRNTVKAMSGPFPAPLKCVDAVAAAVTMKFEDGLKYERELFMQLVQSPESKALRHAFFAERVASKVPDVPADTPVRSIASAAIVGAGTMGGGIAMNFANAGIPVKLLETQQEALDKGLATIRKNYENTVKKGKLTQEKAEQRIALVSSTLAYADIAQADIVIEAVFEELGVKETVFRQLDAVMKPGAILASNTSTLDLDKIAAFTQRPQDVIGTHFFSPANVMKLLEIVRGKETGKDVLATALALSKKLKKTGVVSGVCDGFIGNRMIEQYSRQAGFLLEEGCLPEQVDKAAEKFGFAMGPFRMGDLAGNDIGWAIRKRRTVEKPEVTYSKTADLLCELKRYGQKAGAGWYDYKAGDRKAYPSEQVNAMIVQHSADIGVARRKISDQEIVERLVYALVNEGARILEEGIALRASDIDMVYLTGYGFPLFRGGPMFYADTVGLPNVQGAIAGYAKGRHGEAWTPAPLLVKLAGEGKGFNS; translated from the coding sequence ATGAGTGCTGAATATCAAGTGAACGGCGCTGTTGCCGTCATTACCCTCGCCAATCCGCCCGTCAATGGGCTGGGCCTGGCGACGCGCACTGCCGCCGTCGCGGGCATCCGCCAGGCGCTGGCGGACGAGGCCGTCAAAGCCATCGTCATTACGGGCGCCGGCAAGGCCTTTTCGGGCGGTGCCGATATCAAGGAATTCAATTCGCCCAAGGCGCTCACGGAACCGACACTGCACACCCTGATCAACGTCGTCGAACAATCCACCAAACCGGTGGTGGCGGCCATCCACAGCGTCTGCATGGGCGGCGGCCTGGAGCTGGCGCTGGGCTGCAACTACCGCGTGGCCGCGCCAGGCGCGCAAATGGCTTTGCCTGAAGTCAAGCTCGGCATCTTGCCGGGCGCGGGCGGCACGCAGCGCCTGCCGCGTGTGCTGGGCCTGGAAATGGCCTTGAACATGATCGTTTCGGGCACGCCCGTGGCGTCCGAAAAACTGGCCGGCACGGCCCTGTTCGATGAAGTCATCGCCCCCGGCGCCGACTTGCTGAAAGCCGCCGTAGCCTTCGCCACCAAGGTGGCTGATGTGCGCCCGCTGCCGAAAGTGCGCGAGCGCAAGGTCGATTACCCTCACCATGAAGCCTTCCTGCAGTTTTCGCGCAATACGGTGAAAGCCATGTCCGGCCCATTCCCCGCGCCGCTGAAATGCGTCGATGCCGTGGCGGCCGCCGTGACGATGAAGTTCGAGGATGGCTTGAAGTACGAGCGCGAGCTGTTCATGCAACTGGTGCAGTCGCCCGAGTCGAAAGCCCTGCGCCATGCCTTCTTCGCCGAGCGTGTTGCCAGCAAGGTGCCCGACGTGCCGGCCGACACACCCGTGCGCAGCATCGCCAGCGCGGCGATTGTCGGTGCCGGCACCATGGGCGGCGGCATCGCCATGAATTTCGCCAACGCGGGCATTCCCGTCAAGCTATTGGAAACGCAGCAGGAAGCGCTGGACAAGGGCCTGGCCACCATCCGCAAGAATTACGAGAACACGGTGAAGAAGGGCAAACTGACGCAAGAGAAGGCCGAGCAGCGCATCGCCCTGGTCAGCAGCACGCTGGCGTATGCTGACATTGCGCAAGCCGACATCGTCATCGAAGCCGTCTTCGAGGAGCTGGGCGTGAAGGAAACCGTCTTCAGGCAGCTCGATGCCGTCATGAAGCCGGGCGCCATCCTCGCTTCGAACACCTCGACTCTGGACCTGGACAAGATCGCCGCGTTTACCCAGCGTCCGCAAGACGTGATCGGCACGCATTTCTTCAGCCCCGCAAACGTCATGAAGCTGCTGGAAATCGTGCGTGGCAAGGAAACGGGCAAGGACGTGCTGGCGACGGCACTGGCGCTGTCGAAAAAGCTGAAAAAGACGGGCGTCGTCTCGGGCGTGTGCGACGGTTTCATCGGTAACCGCATGATCGAGCAATACAGCCGGCAGGCCGGCTTCCTGCTGGAAGAAGGCTGTCTGCCGGAACAGGTCGACAAGGCGGCCGAGAAATTCGGTTTTGCCATGGGCCCGTTCCGCATGGGCGACCTGGCCGGCAACGACATCGGATGGGCCATTCGCAAGCGCCGCACTGTGGAAAAGCCGGAAGTGACGTATTCGAAGACGGCCGATTTGCTGTGTGAATTGAAACGCTATGGCCAGAAGGCGGGCGCCGGCTGGTATGACTACAAGGCGGGCGACCGCAAAGCCTATCCGTCGGAGCAGGTCAATGCGATGATCGTCCAGCATTCGGCCGACATCGGCGTGGCGCGGCGCAAGATCAGCGACCAGGAAATCGTCGAACGCCTTGTGTACGCGCTGGTCAATGAGGGCGCACGCATCCTGGAAGAGGGCATCGCCTTGCGCGCCTCGGACATCGACATGGTGTACTTGACGGGCTACGGCTTCCCACTGTTCCGCGGCGGCCCCATGTTCTACGCCGACACGGTAGGCTTGCCGAACGTGCAGGGCGCGATTGCCGGCTACGCCAAAGGCCGCCACGGCGAAGCGTGGACTCCGGCGCCGCTGCTGGTAAAGCTGGCGGGCGAGGGCAAGGGCTTCAATAGCTGA
- a CDS encoding alpha/beta fold hydrolase, with the protein MHHLFVGRPARTMLLSSAGLLLAGCFSGCSLLPSSPATPGVPATAALPDASIAYTLSGQGGLPVVFQSAMGDGKDVWAKVVPEAGKQHRVLVYDRPGYGDSRKTTTPRDPCTIAAQQRALLTQAGLKPPYVLVGHGLGGLYQYVYAKLYPQDVAGLVLLDPTHPQQWNRTQTDASTYAMLVKTRRKLMFNSTESAEFDAQTQCLQHVDMSSPLRVPAMLLVRDKFGIEEMGSFENVVRAQEKDWQRLSGAPAIERITGAGYYIQKDNPVIVNEAIKMVAKKK; encoded by the coding sequence ATGCATCATTTATTCGTTGGCCGCCCCGCGCGCACCATGCTCCTCTCCAGCGCAGGCTTGCTGCTGGCAGGCTGTTTTTCCGGCTGTTCCCTGCTGCCGTCGTCGCCTGCCACGCCCGGCGTGCCCGCCACGGCTGCCCTGCCCGACGCCAGCATCGCCTACACCCTGAGCGGCCAGGGCGGCTTGCCCGTGGTGTTCCAGTCGGCCATGGGCGACGGCAAGGATGTGTGGGCCAAGGTGGTGCCCGAAGCCGGCAAACAGCACCGCGTACTCGTGTACGACCGTCCCGGCTACGGCGACAGCCGCAAAACCACCACGCCGCGCGATCCCTGCACCATTGCTGCCCAGCAGCGCGCCCTGTTGACACAAGCGGGTCTGAAACCGCCGTATGTGCTGGTGGGCCATGGCTTGGGCGGACTGTACCAGTACGTATATGCCAAGCTGTACCCGCAGGACGTAGCCGGCCTGGTCCTGCTCGATCCCACGCACCCGCAGCAATGGAACCGGACGCAGACGGACGCGTCCACTTACGCCATGCTCGTGAAGACGCGGCGTAAACTCATGTTCAACAGTACGGAATCGGCGGAATTCGATGCACAGACGCAATGCCTGCAACATGTCGACATGAGCAGCCCGCTGCGCGTGCCCGCCATGCTGCTGGTGCGCGACAAGTTCGGCATCGAGGAAATGGGCTCGTTTGAAAACGTGGTGCGGGCCCAGGAAAAAGATTGGCAGCGCCTGTCCGGCGCGCCAGCCATCGAGCGCATCACGGGCGCCGGCTATTACATCCAGAAAGACAACCCCGTCATCGTCAACGAGGCGATCAAGATGGTGGCCAAGAAGAAATAA
- a CDS encoding DUF2798 domain-containing protein → MSEALRLRCVFAFLMSLLMTLLMSAWVTWLNIGLQADFLPRWRHAFFAAWPVAFCAVMLFAPRVQLMSRSIVTRLARYP, encoded by the coding sequence ATGTCCGAAGCCCTGCGCCTGCGCTGCGTATTTGCCTTCCTGATGTCGCTGCTCATGACCCTGCTGATGAGCGCCTGGGTCACCTGGCTCAATATCGGCCTGCAAGCAGACTTTCTACCTCGCTGGCGCCATGCGTTCTTTGCCGCCTGGCCCGTGGCCTTCTGCGCCGTGATGCTGTTCGCGCCCCGCGTGCAGCTGATGAGCCGCAGCATCGTGACCCGGCTCGCCCGCTACCCTTAA
- a CDS encoding VOC family protein, whose amino-acid sequence MPMLDHVSLTVSDLERAERFYDAIFAALDVPKVGSDHGHAWIGYGERSDAEHPERSYFSVRLGPKPDDAPRRHCCFKAPSRAAVEAFWHAGLAHGGIDLGAPGLRHYHASYYAAFLFDPDGNRIEAVCHRADVG is encoded by the coding sequence ATGCCCATGCTCGATCACGTCTCCCTCACCGTCAGCGATCTGGAACGCGCCGAGCGCTTCTACGACGCCATCTTCGCCGCGCTGGACGTGCCCAAGGTGGGCAGCGACCATGGCCACGCCTGGATAGGCTATGGCGAGCGCAGCGATGCCGAACATCCCGAACGCAGCTATTTTTCCGTGCGCCTGGGGCCGAAGCCCGACGACGCGCCGCGCCGCCATTGCTGCTTCAAGGCCCCCTCACGCGCGGCCGTGGAAGCGTTCTGGCATGCGGGCCTGGCGCACGGCGGCATCGACCTGGGCGCGCCCGGCCTGCGCCACTATCACGCCAGCTATTACGCGGCCTTTTTGTTCGATCCGGACGGCAACCGCATCGAAGCCGTCTGCCACCGCGCCGACGTCGGCTGA